Proteins from a genomic interval of Heteronotia binoei isolate CCM8104 ecotype False Entrance Well chromosome 5, APGP_CSIRO_Hbin_v1, whole genome shotgun sequence:
- the LOC132571455 gene encoding olfactory receptor 2G3-like — protein sequence MNSDALWKHHNQSYQGEFILLGVADHPRLEMVLFAIILMCYTMTLLGNTIIITLSHLDPHLHTPMYFFLSNLSFLDICYTTSIGPQMLVNFWGKRKTITYVGCAVQLFASLALGATECILLAVMAYDRYAAVCQPLHYTVIMSHSTCLKMAAVSWLSGFGNSLVTTAMTFMLPLCGQNSVDHFFCEVSALLKLACVDTSVNEAELFTVSVVFLLVPLGLIIASYGYITVAMLKIRSAEGRRKAFNTCASHLTVVSLFYGSAIFSYLQPPSNYSRDQGKMISLFYTMVAPMLNPLIYTLRNKEVHRALKRAMGRVQIA from the coding sequence ATGAACAGTGATGCATTATGGAAACACCATAACCAAAGCTACCAAGGAGAATTCATCTTACTGGGAGTGGCTGACCACCCTCGTTTGGAGATGGTGCTCTTTGCCATCATCCTGATGTGCTACACGATGACCCTCCTCGGCAATACCATCATCATTACCTTGTCCCATCTGGATCCACATCTCCACACCCCCATGTATTTCTTCCTTAGCAACCTCTCCTTTCTAGACATCTGTTACACAACAAGTATTGGGCCCCAGATGCTGGTGAAtttctgggggaaaagaaagaccATTACCTATGTTGGCTGTGCAGTCCAGCTGTTTGCCTCCCTTGCCCTGGGTGCAACAGAGTGTATTCTGTTGGCAGTCATGGCATATGACCGTTATGCTGCAGTCTGCCAGCCTCTGCATTACACCGTCATTATGAGCCACTCCACAtgtctcaaaatggctgccgtttCCTGGTTGAGTGGCTTTGGTAATTCCCTAGTGACAACAGCAATGACTTTTATGCTTCCACTGTGTGGACAGAACAGCGTGGACCATTTTTTCTGTGAAGTATCGGCTTTGCTCAAACTGGCTTGTGTGGATACGTCAGTTAATGAGGCTGAGCTGTTTACTGTTAGTGTAGTCTTCCTTTTAGTGCCACTTGGGCTCATCATAGCCTCATATGGCTACATCACAGTAGCCATGCTGAAGATCCGCTCAGCTGAAGGCAGGCGCAAAGCTTTCAATACCTGTGCCTCCCACTTGACTGTGGTGTCACTTTTCTATGGGTCAGCAATTTTTAGTTATCTCCAGCCTCCTTCTAACTATTCACGTGACCAAGGCAAGATGATTTCCCTGTTTTATACCATGGTGGCTCCAATGCTCAACCCATTAATCTACACACTGAGGAACAAAGAGGTCCACCGAGCTCTAAAAAGAGCAATGGGCAGGGTACAAATAGCTTAG